DNA from Malus sylvestris chromosome 11, drMalSylv7.2, whole genome shotgun sequence:
gtgtgcgtgtgacaggtgctgacaaggctagaaaagtaggtgcctcttcgatttctgagatcggccctcgtggtctctgagcagcccagcttttgagaaagcgagcgcctcttcgattgattcggagaacgatgcctcatcgatttttgagaaagcaatcatgctgggggtctggctctcgagattcggggagcagtgtctcttcgatttttgagaaagtaatcatgttgggagtctggctctcgagattcggagggcggtgcctcttcgattttggagcaagcaatcttgttgggagtgttttctcgaatgtgagtaaaggttgggcatgtttgctagtctaccttgccacgaagcacagaggttgacacacagggactttccaattatccagcaatggtactgttcctttaccctctcttcgatttttaagaaaatagtcatgttgggagtctggctctcgagattcggaggacggtgcctcttcgattttggagcaagcaatcttattgggagtgttttctcgaatgtgagtaaaggttgggcatgtttgctagtctaccttgccacgaagcacagaggttgacacacagggactttccaattatccagcagtggtactgttcctttacccttgtgggtaataatatggtagctagaccttcaaaatttatgggtctaaactttgttagtgctgtttctttgctattcttttacccttcttggtcagagcgatgtagtgggagctgcaagcttcacgtgctcaactttggcagagaactttggcaaagttatctgtggtacccatgagctattgttgcgtgtgggaagtgggtgattgaacagtaagattcatgtgttttctacttccccagaagtctttgacagaatgcccataatttccgcaaaactgagtgtgcgtgtgacaggtgctgacaaggctggaaaaggctggaaaagtaggtgcctcttcgatttctgagatcggccctcgtggtctctggggagcccagcttttgagaaagcgagcgcctcttcgatttttgagatcggccttcgtggtctttgagcagcccaacttttgagaaagcaaacgccttttcgatttctgagatcaaccctcgtgatctctaagcagcccagcttttgagaaagcaaacgcctcttcgatttctgagcaggcacctcttcgatttctgaagcttcgtcgagtgcagatttttataggggctggcattaagttccaaagcacacttgaatctccaccagtagaagcttcattcttgcacttctaagatcttgatttgtccgacctcttctctcttcaacacctttgaaaatgtctggcccctccgaccgtcgttttgacttgaaccttgttgaagaggcagccccgccttctccagacaacatatggcgcccatccttcgtctcccctactggtcctcttaccgttggggattccgtgatgaagaatgatatgaccgctgcggtggtggccaggaaccttctcactcccaaagataacagactactttccaaacggtctgatgagttagctgttaaggattcgctggctctcagtgttcagtgtgcaggttttgtgtctaatatggcccaacgcctatttgctcgaacccgccaagttgaatcattggcggctgaagtgatgagtctcaaacaggagattagagggctcaagcatgagaataaacagttacaccggctcgcacatgactatgctacaaacatgaagaggaagcttgaccagatgaaggaaactgatggtcaggttttacttgatcatcagagatttgtgggtttgttccaaaggcatttattgccttcgtcttctggggctgtaccgcgtaatgaagctccaaatgatcaacctctgatgccttctccttctagggttctgtccagtactgaggctccaaatgatccccctccggtgccttctctttctggggctctaccgactgctgagacttctcctaagcaacctttgtgaaggctccctcttgtgtgcttattttgactcatgtatatgtacatatttgtagcttatcggggatatcaataaataagctttccttcatttcaacgtattgtgttaaatacaccgaagccttcttcgctaagttctttgaattttcttttgttaaagcttgtatgttgaagctttctgagtggagcatgtaggttggggtagtgttcccttaatttcccgagtgaggaaaacttctcggttggagacttggaaaatccaagtcactgagtgggatcggctatatgaatcttagaacgccattgtgctcgatcctgtgtcatgtccttcattagatctaagtactctaagtcttttcttagagtctcttccaaagttttcctaggtcttcctctaccccttcggccctgaacctctgtcccatagtcgcatcttctaatcggaacgtcagtaggccttctttgcacatgtccaaaccaccgtaaccgattttctctcatctttccttcaatttcggctactcctactttaccccggatatcctcattcctaatcttatcctttctcgtgtgcccacacatccaacgaagcatcctcatctccgctacacccattttgtgtacgtgttgatgtttcaccgcccaacattctgtgccatacagcatcgccggccttattgccgtcctataaaattttcccttgagcttcagtggcatacggcggtcacacaacacgccggatgcactcttccacttcatccatccagcttgtattctatggttgagatctccatctaattctccgttcttttgcaagatagatcctaggtaacgaaaacggtcgctctttggtatttcttgatctccgatcctcacccctaactcgttttggcctccatttgcactgaacttgcactccatatattctgtccttgatcggcttaggcgaagacctttagattccaacacttctctccaaaggttaagctttgcatttaccccttcttgagtttcatctatcaacactatatcgtctgcgaaaagcatacaccaaggaatatcatcttgaatatgtcgtgttaactcatccattaccaacgcaaaaaggtaaggacttaaggatgagccttgatgtaatcctacagttatgggaaagctttcggtttgtccttcatgagttcttacggcagtctttgctccttcatacatatcctttatagcttggatatatgctactcgtactcctttcttctctaaaatcctccaaagaatgtctcttgggaccctatcatacgctttttccaaatctataaagaccatgtgtaaatcctttttcccatctctatatctttccatcaatcttcgtaagagatagattgcctccatggttgagcgccctggcatgaacccgaattggttgtccgaaacccgtgtctcttgcctcaatctatgctcaatgactctctcccagagcttcattgtatgactcattagcttaatacccctatagttcatgcaattttgtacgtcgcccttattcttgtagataggcaccaaagtgctcattcgccactcatttggcatcttcttcgttttcaaaatcctattgaaaaggtcagtgagtcatgttatacctgtctctcccaaaagtttccacacttcgattggtatatcgtctgggcctattgcttttttatgcttcatcttcttcaaagctacaaccacttcttccttccggattcgacgataaaaagagtagtttctacactcttctgagttactcaactcccctaaagaagcactcatttcatgttcttcattgaaaagattatgaaaataacctctccatctgtctttaaccgcgttctctgtagcaagaacctttccatcctcatccttgatgcacctcacttggtttaggtcccttgtcttcttttcccttgctctagatagtttatagatatccaactctccttctttggtatctagtcgtttatacatatcgtcgtaagccgctaacttagcttctctgacagctttcttcgcctcttgcttcgcttttctatacctttcaccattttcatcagtcctctccttgtataaggctttacaacattccttcttagccttcacctttgtttgtacctcctcattccaccaccaagattccttttggtgtggggcaaagcccttggactcttctaatacctcttttgctacttttcggatacaactagccatggaatcccacatttggctagcttccccctctctatcccacacacattgggtgattaccttctctttgaaaatggcttgtttttcttcttttagattccaccatctagtccttgggcacttccaagtcttgttcttttgtcttactcttttgatatgtacatccatcaccaacaagcgatgttgattagccacgctctctcctggtataactttgcaatccttacaagttatacgatcccctttcctcattagaagaaaatctatttgtgtttttgacgatccACTCTTGTAGgcgatcacatgttcttctctcttcttaaagaaggtgttggctaagaagagatcatatgccattgcaaaatccaagatagcttccccatcctcgtttctctccccaaaaccatggccaccatgaaaacctccatagttgcctgtctccctgcccacgtgtccatttaaatctcctcctataaataacttctccgtctgagcaattccttgcaccaagtctccaagatcttcccaaaatttctccttcgaactcgtatccaaccctacttgaggtgcgtacgcactaatcacattgataagttcttgtcctattacaatcttgattgtcatgattctatctcctaccctcttgacatctacaacatcttgtaccaaggtcttgtccacgatgatgccaacaccgtttctcgttctatttgtgcccgaataccaaagtttaaaccctgagttttctagatcctttgccttactaccaacccacttagtttcttgtaggcacataatatttatcattctcctcaccataacttccactacttccatagattttcccgttaaggttcctatattccacgttcctaaacgcattttgctctcttgaactctacccttctgtcctagcttcttcaccctcccccgtctaataggatcaaagtacttcttttgtgtgtcccgggtaaagttgataggagcatatgctcccaaacaactttgagtggagtcgttcgaaaagaagtttctatggcccccttgctcatttaacactgcatccgggtgccgatggagatacagcgacccttgctcacttatcactgtgctcaggccacacagcgcgccacttacgggtgacgccctagctttagcgcgattttattctggattcattttcataaggattcgacgtgatcatggagtgccggctgtcgactacctgacgccctccccctcctcctttatccgggcttgggaccggccatgtaagacataggcggagttctaGTTACTTCAATAGATTACACAAAATTTTAGGCAACTAAATTCTTTCCCAGAACTACACATGGATAGTCTACACACCTATCAATTCCCAGATACAGAAACTACAACAATAATGAGCAAAAAATTGTTGAGAATTTTACTTGATTTTTGTACCAATTTCCTCAGGGGGTATATGCGCCTTAAATACTATTCTCAAATCAATTGAAATTACTCTCGCGATATCCCAAAGAACTTCATTcaattacataaaccaaaaattgaattaaaaaaggATAAGTTTCAATATCAGAAATTCTGTTACCAAAacgaaataataaataaagaaagaaattcgTCAAAACACAACAAAAAGCATACGCACCAGCAGGTTCATCTTCTGCCTCACCAAGCGGTGATTGTTAGCTGGGACCGGTTCCCGATCATTCGACGCCACGGGATCTGTGTCTGTAAAAGGGAGTAGTAAGAGAGTGCAtaaattttagggtttgttgTTGTGAACTTGTGTGGTGGTGGGGCATTGGCAAAGTGTTGCAAAAATTAATAGTGTTGTGAGAACATTGtcccaattgggttaaagttgaatgATCATTGCCACAATTTTCTCCAATGCAATATATGCTatgtgccaaaaaaaaaaaaaaaaaaaactgcagcATATATTATACGACGCAACATACACATAACATTTAGCAAACGTACGATAATAAAATCACTTCCAAGTCAAAATAGTTAGGAGAAGAACGTAAGCAAAATAAGGCCGTTAAGGTATGCCATGCATCCTGGCCACTCTATACGACACCGTGACCCTCCTCCATGCAAATTATACAGCGGCGGGGCTTTCTAAAATCGCAGATATAAAAAAAGTTATgtaatcaaaattttcatattCAGAATGAATCATTGAGAAAAACACATAGCATATTGTGTGTATTACCTGGAGAACGGTTTCTGAAGTGGCTATTTGTATTCTGCAGTCTGGCTTTGAAAGAGGAATGAGGTTGAAATCTGGAGGGTGTCTGATTTGTGAGGGCCTTGATATTTATACCTCACACTCTAGAATACATCAAAATCAATCCATTTATTGATTCCAATAAATTCCCTGACTTTTTGAGTACTCTCAGATTTAGAAAGTCACTCTAGAAATCTGGATTAAATACCACCAGATTTTGAAGGACTCTTTATacatcttaattgaatacaaccTGCATTTCACTGATtcaattaaaatcttaattgaatgcCCATGAATTTTCAAACTCCTTTAAAGTCTCATATAATCCTAATTCAATACAACCTCCTAAGATAATTTTCCAGATTCATATAACTTTTTTAGATACAGTCACAGTGCCGCATTTATTTGTGGTTATGAAAATAAGTTAAGTTGTTTTAAATGTTTGTCTTTTGATTTTCGTGTGCCTTCTttttgataatcatttcaacGGCTCATGTTGTTTCAGGTTCCAAAAATCTATGTCTCTCGATATTGCTATCGTGTCCCCTTAGATATATCCCGAGAGTATACTAATGATCAAATTATTAAAGGTGTGACAGAAAAAGAAGCTTTGAAGgcaccaatcaaagatcatccACCTTATTTTGTGCTCGGATTATCACGTAAAGTGGTGGATGAGTTCACGCCCAAGAAATCTACTCTTTTTAGAAGGTATTTTTCTTGTGTTAATTAATCTTTTGATTTATATGTTAAGTTATCAAAATTTGTGTGTTGTTTTGTGTTAATAAGATCATAATGTTTTCTGTATGAAAATTTATGATCTTATTAACACAAAACAACACACAAATTTTGATAACTTAAATATATAAATGAAAGAGTTAATTAACGCAAACGAAAAATaccttgcaaaaaaaaaaagagtagatTTCTGGGACATGAATTCAATCACCACCTTACGTGATGATCCGAGCACAAAATAAGTTGGACGATCTTTGATTGGTGCTTTCAAAGCTTCTTCTGTCACACCTTTAAGAATTTAATCATTAGTATACTCATAGGATATATCTAAGGGGACATGATAGCAATATCAAGAAACATAGATTTTTGGAACCTGAAGCAACAATTGAAACAACATGAGCCGTTGAAACGATTATTAGAAAGAAGGCACACGAAAATCAAAAgacaaacatttaaaataacTCAACTTATTTTCATAACCACAAATAAAAGCGGCACTGTGACCGTATCTAAAAACGTTTATGAATCTggaaaatcaaattaaggcCGTTAAGGTCTGCCATGCATCCTAGCCACTCAGGCTTAGAGATGTAAAAACCATTTCACATCTCACTATAATACTGTGGTTGTTTGCTACGGAGCTCCAGCTCCAAGGCTTTTGTGTCTACATCCGGCATGCATCTTGGCCACCTGGGAATGAGCTGTGCTCTTGTCATTCTAGCAGGTATATTAGAATGGACGCCCGAGTCTGTCCGCTCACAACAGCAATAACAGACTATTTCAGCCAAATCGCTAACAGCCGTCTCTGGTGGGCAAAACCACGTCAACGGGCAGCTCATATAACTGTGACCCTCCTCCATGCAAATTGAACAGCGGAGGGGTTCTtcaacaaaatctgcaaccaaaccaaaaaaataaaataaaaagttccTAGTTACTTCAGTAAAATACCCTAAAAAATTTTAGCAGCAAATATGCAAAGATTCAGTCTTAACGGATACCAAAGCAAAATAACAATCTGCAACCAGAAACTGAAGACCAAGAGAACAGCAATTCTACTGCCTACAATGGGCTTTTGTTTTAATTCCCTTGGGAAAGGTACAAAGTTACTAGTTACTTGATATCGTTGCCTATTGCCTCTTTCTTTCTGGTTGCATCAATTGATAAATTGCTTGTTACTTGAATAAATCACACATAATTTTTTAAGCAACTAAATTCATTCCCAGAAGAACTACACATGGATAGTCTAGACAGCTAACAATTCCCAGAAATAGAAACTTACAACAAGAAAAATCCGTACCAGTAGGTTCATCTTCTGCCTCAACAAGCGGTGATTGTTTAGTTGGCTGCAGTGCTTGATCATCATCCAGCGCCATGGGATCTGTCTTGTGTAAAATCGAGAAAGAGATTGTAAGAATATTAGGGTTTGTTGTAGTGAACTTGTGGTCGTGGGAAACTAGGAATTGGGAATTGGGAGGTAGCGTGCCTAAACATTTATTCTTCAACCCCCAGTTTCcggcacacaaaaaaaaaacacaaaaagcaaAAGCATACATACATACCAGGTTTAGGTTTCTCCTCCTTCACATCTTCGGCCTCTCCAAGCTGTGGTTGTTTGGTATGGAGCTCCAGCTCCAAGGCTTTTGTGTCTACATCTGGCATGCATCTTGGCCACCTGGGAATGAGCTGTGCTCTTGTCATTCTAGCAGGTATATTAGAATGGACGCCCGAGTCTATCGGCTCACAACAGCAATAACAGACTATTTCAGCCAAATCGCTAACAGCCGTCTCTGGTGGGCAAAACCACGTCAATGGGCAGCTCATATAACTGTGACCCTCCTC
Protein-coding regions in this window:
- the LOC126590954 gene encoding uncharacterized protein LOC126590954 — protein: MSGPSDRRFDLNLVEEAAPPSPDNIWRPSFVSPTGPLTVGDSVMKNDMTAAVVARNLLTPKDNRLLSKRSDELAVKDSLALSVQCAGFVSNMAQRLFARTRQVESLAAEVMSLKQEIRGLKHENKQLHRLAHDYATNMKRKLDQMKETDGQVLLDHQRFVGLFQRHLLPSSSGAVPRNEAPNDQPLMPSPSRVLSSTEAPNDPPPVPSLSGALPTAETSPKQPL